In one window of Massilibacterium senegalense DNA:
- a CDS encoding DUF1540 domain-containing protein gives MAKDVLCEVNNCSYWENGNKCGAEQIYVVSQNGNHAKHQKETDCKTFEATTI, from the coding sequence ATGGCAAAAGATGTTCTTTGTGAAGTAAATAACTGTTCTTATTGGGAAAATGGAAACAAGTGTGGAGCAGAACAAATTTATGTTGTTAGTCAAAATGGAAATCATGCAAAACATCAAAAAGAAACCGATTGTAAAACGTTTGAAGCAACTACGATATAA
- the pyc gene encoding pyruvate carboxylase, with product MKQRGLQKTKIKKLLVANRGEIAIRIFRACAELSIRTVAIYSKEDSNSYHRFKADEAYAVGEGKQPIEAYLDIEGMIEIAKRTDVDAIHPGYGFLSENATFAKRCEEEGIIFVGPAIRHLEMFGDKVAARATAIDANLPVIPGSDGPILSLQEAERFGDVHGFPFIIKASLGGGGRGMRIVRSKKEVKEAYERAKSEAKKAFGQDEIYVEKFVETPKHIEVQILGDNDGNIIHLYERDCSVQRRYQKVVEVAPSVSLSNELRMEICQAAVRLMKHVHYKNAGTVEFLVTPNGDFYFIEVNPRIQVEHTITEMVTGIDIVQTQIHLAEGLSLHSEELAIPKQEEIICRGYAIQARITTEDPANNFMPDTGKITVYRSSGGFGVRLDTGNSFQGAVITPYYDSLLVKLSTWGLSFAQASQKMLRNLREFRIRGIKTNIPFLINVMQHEKFKTSQYDTSFIDTTPELFQFTKLKDRGTKMLTYIAKTTVNGYPGLEKQKKPTFDEPMIPKIPVDVSIENGTKQILELHGAKGLVEWIKNQREVLITDTTFRDAHQSLLATRVRTKDLNQIAKPEAYLLPHLFSMEMWGGATFDVSMRFLFEDPWERLKTIRQEVPNVLLQMLLRGANAVGYTNYPDNVIQSFVQRAAKNGMDVFRIFDSLNWVKGMEIAIASVIDSGKVAEATMCYTGDILDVGRKKYDISYYKQLAKELEQTGAHILGIKDMAGLLKPEAAYQLITTLKETVDLPIHLHTHDTSGNGIFMYAKAIEAGVDIVDAAMGSMAGLTSQPSMNTLYYALEHSSRRPKMNIQHVEKISRYWEETRKYYHGFESGLLAPHTEVYQHEMPGGQYSNLQQQAKAVGLKNRFDEVKDMYRRVNLLFGDIVKVTPSSKVVGDMALFMVQNHLSAETIFERGKTLDFPDSVVQFFQGYLGQPSGGFPQPLQNIILNGKKPLDDRPGKTLPEVDFKAMKELLSDTLHHIATAEEVLSYALYPKVFLDFAKVTDEFGDLSVLDTPTFFYGMRLGEEIHVKIEQGKTLIVKLVAISQPQSDGTRIIYFEMNGQPREVTIKDQSIKSTMIEKRKTDKTNPSHIGATMPGTVLKVLVTKGEEVKSGEHLLITEAMKMETTIQAPVAGIVKDIHVQEGESILTGDLLLEIDPA from the coding sequence ATGAAACAGAGGGGACTGCAAAAAACAAAAATCAAAAAGTTACTAGTGGCAAATCGAGGAGAAATTGCAATCCGAATTTTTCGAGCTTGCGCTGAGTTATCGATTCGTACTGTGGCCATTTATTCCAAAGAAGATAGCAACTCGTATCATCGATTCAAAGCTGATGAAGCGTACGCCGTTGGAGAAGGAAAGCAACCAATTGAAGCATATTTAGATATTGAAGGGATGATTGAAATTGCAAAACGAACAGATGTAGATGCAATTCACCCTGGATATGGTTTTTTATCCGAAAATGCGACGTTTGCAAAGCGCTGTGAAGAAGAGGGAATTATTTTTGTTGGTCCAGCGATTCGTCACTTAGAAATGTTTGGAGATAAAGTAGCGGCCCGAGCGACAGCAATTGATGCTAACCTTCCAGTCATTCCGGGAAGCGATGGTCCGATTTTAAGTTTACAAGAAGCAGAAAGGTTCGGTGATGTCCACGGTTTTCCATTCATTATTAAAGCGTCTCTTGGTGGTGGTGGTCGCGGAATGAGAATTGTTCGTTCTAAAAAGGAAGTAAAAGAAGCATACGAACGTGCAAAATCAGAAGCAAAAAAGGCATTTGGTCAAGATGAAATATATGTTGAAAAATTTGTAGAAACCCCTAAACATATTGAGGTACAAATTTTAGGGGATAACGATGGGAACATTATTCATTTGTACGAACGAGATTGTTCCGTTCAACGAAGATACCAAAAGGTAGTCGAGGTTGCACCATCTGTTTCTTTATCGAATGAATTACGAATGGAAATTTGTCAAGCAGCTGTTCGTTTAATGAAGCATGTTCATTATAAAAATGCCGGTACAGTAGAGTTTTTAGTGACACCAAATGGGGATTTTTATTTTATTGAAGTGAATCCAAGAATTCAAGTCGAACATACAATTACAGAGATGGTGACGGGCATTGATATTGTCCAAACTCAAATTCATTTAGCTGAAGGTTTGTCGCTACATAGCGAAGAACTAGCAATACCGAAACAAGAGGAAATTATTTGTCGCGGATATGCTATTCAGGCCCGGATTACAACAGAAGATCCAGCAAATAATTTCATGCCAGATACTGGGAAAATTACCGTTTATCGTTCTAGTGGGGGATTTGGTGTTCGGTTAGATACAGGAAATAGTTTTCAAGGTGCAGTGATTACTCCTTATTATGATTCGCTATTAGTGAAGTTATCAACGTGGGGGTTATCTTTTGCGCAAGCATCACAAAAAATGTTACGTAACTTACGGGAATTCCGTATTCGTGGTATTAAAACGAATATTCCATTTTTAATAAATGTAATGCAGCATGAAAAATTTAAGACAAGTCAATATGATACGTCTTTTATTGACACGACACCAGAATTGTTTCAATTTACAAAGCTGAAAGACCGCGGGACAAAAATGTTAACGTATATTGCAAAAACAACGGTAAATGGCTATCCAGGGCTAGAAAAACAAAAGAAACCAACATTTGATGAGCCAATGATTCCAAAAATTCCGGTAGATGTTTCTATTGAAAATGGAACGAAACAAATTCTAGAATTACATGGAGCAAAAGGGCTTGTAGAGTGGATTAAAAACCAACGAGAAGTACTCATCACAGATACAACATTTCGTGATGCACATCAATCCTTGTTAGCTACTCGAGTACGAACAAAAGATTTAAACCAAATTGCAAAGCCAGAAGCGTATTTATTACCACATTTATTTTCAATGGAAATGTGGGGAGGGGCAACGTTTGATGTTTCGATGCGCTTTTTATTTGAAGACCCATGGGAGCGATTAAAAACAATACGACAAGAAGTTCCCAATGTGTTGTTACAAATGTTATTGCGCGGTGCAAACGCAGTTGGGTACACTAATTATCCGGACAATGTCATTCAATCTTTCGTGCAACGAGCTGCGAAAAATGGCATGGATGTGTTCCGAATTTTTGATAGCTTAAACTGGGTAAAAGGGATGGAAATAGCGATTGCTTCTGTTATTGATTCAGGAAAAGTGGCAGAAGCAACGATGTGTTACACAGGTGATATTTTAGATGTTGGAAGAAAAAAATATGACATTTCCTATTATAAACAGTTAGCAAAAGAGCTAGAACAAACAGGAGCGCACATTTTAGGTATTAAAGATATGGCAGGTTTATTAAAACCAGAAGCTGCCTATCAACTTATTACAACGTTAAAAGAAACAGTAGATCTCCCCATTCATTTGCATACGCATGATACGAGCGGAAATGGAATTTTTATGTATGCAAAAGCAATTGAAGCGGGAGTTGATATTGTCGATGCTGCAATGGGGTCAATGGCAGGATTAACATCACAGCCGAGTATGAACACATTATATTATGCATTGGAGCATAGTTCTAGACGCCCGAAAATGAATATACAGCATGTCGAAAAAATCAGTCGATATTGGGAAGAAACACGAAAATATTATCATGGTTTTGAAAGCGGCTTGTTAGCACCACATACAGAGGTATATCAACATGAAATGCCAGGCGGACAATATAGTAACTTACAACAACAAGCAAAAGCGGTTGGATTAAAAAATCGCTTTGATGAAGTAAAAGATATGTATCGACGGGTAAATCTATTATTTGGAGATATCGTAAAAGTGACGCCGTCTTCTAAAGTAGTCGGTGATATGGCGTTATTTATGGTACAAAATCATTTATCGGCAGAAACTATTTTCGAACGAGGGAAAACATTAGACTTTCCAGATTCTGTTGTTCAATTTTTCCAAGGGTACTTAGGTCAACCTAGTGGAGGATTTCCACAACCACTACAAAACATTATATTAAATGGAAAGAAACCGTTAGACGATCGTCCGGGAAAAACATTACCAGAGGTAGATTTTAAGGCGATGAAAGAGTTATTAAGCGATACATTACATCATATAGCAACAGCTGAAGAAGTACTTAGCTATGCATTGTATCCGAAAGTCTTTTTAGACTTTGCAAAAGTAACAGATGAATTTGGGGACCTATCCGTGCTAGATACACCAACATTTTTTTACGGTATGCGTTTAGGAGAAGAAATTCACGTCAAAATTGAACAGGGAAAAACGTTAATCGTGAAACTCGTTGCGATTAGTCAACCACAATCCGATGGTACCAGAATTATCTATTTTGAAATGAATGGGCAACCGCGTGAAGTAACAATAAAAGATCAAAGCATTAAATCAACCATGATAGAAAAAAGGAAAACAGATAAAACAAATCCGTCTCATATCGGTGCAACGATGCCAGGTACTGTGCTGAAAGTGTTAGTTACAAAAGGAGAAGAAGTAAAAAGCGGTGAGCATTTACTGATTACAGAAGCGATGAAAATGGAAACAACCATACAAGCACCGGTTGCTGGAATAGTAAAAGATATTCATGTTCAAGAAGGGGAATCTATTTTAACAGGAGATTTATTACTAGAAATAGATCCGGCATAA
- a CDS encoding cyclase family protein: MKIIDLSQTFEKNMTQFPGTPSLQLRELTSIEESGFQVTDLHAVVHVGTHCDAPKHFISSGKTIDNLPLKKFVGEAVIVDATNVLGSALPLSILENVSIQKGDIVLLRTNASQLWNTEKYVEQSFYLSQALADRLVELEINALGIDFLSPDEVTSETSPIHHTLLKNEIILIENLKNLDQIQKERFFFSAAPLKIKNSDGAFTRAYAIV, translated from the coding sequence ATGAAAATTATCGATTTATCCCAAACGTTTGAGAAAAATATGACGCAATTTCCAGGCACGCCTTCCCTTCAACTACGTGAACTTACTTCGATTGAGGAAAGCGGGTTTCAAGTAACAGATTTACATGCTGTTGTACATGTGGGGACACACTGTGATGCACCAAAACATTTTATTTCAAGTGGAAAAACAATTGATAACCTACCACTAAAGAAATTTGTAGGTGAAGCAGTCATAGTGGATGCGACAAATGTACTAGGATCTGCGCTTCCACTGTCCATTTTAGAAAATGTATCGATTCAAAAAGGGGATATTGTGTTACTTCGTACGAACGCTTCTCAATTATGGAATACGGAGAAGTATGTAGAACAGTCTTTTTATTTGTCCCAAGCATTAGCTGACCGATTAGTAGAACTAGAAATCAATGCACTTGGAATTGATTTTTTGTCTCCTGACGAAGTGACGAGTGAAACATCTCCAATCCATCACACATTGTTAAAAAATGAAATTATCCTAATAGAAAACTTAAAAAATTTGGATCAAATACAGAAAGAACGTTTTTTCTTTTCAGCGGCTCCATTAAAGATAAAAAATAGTGACGGTGCTTTTACAAGAGCATACGCAATTGTCTAA
- a CDS encoding S-ribosylhomocysteine lyase yields MNVESFNLDHTKVKAPYVRLVGVTTGKNGDQIHKYDFRVCQPNQSHMEMPALHSLEHLMAELIRNHLDCVIDIGPMGCQTGFYLSVINHDDYEEILTVLEKTLQDVLEATEVPACNEVQCGFAASHSLEGAKKIATYLLEKRAEWTEVFA; encoded by the coding sequence ATGAATGTAGAAAGTTTTAATTTAGATCATACAAAGGTGAAAGCACCATATGTTCGTCTCGTTGGCGTAACAACTGGTAAAAATGGCGATCAAATTCATAAATATGATTTTCGTGTTTGCCAACCAAATCAATCTCATATGGAAATGCCAGCGCTTCATTCTTTAGAACATTTAATGGCCGAACTTATCCGTAATCATTTAGATTGTGTCATTGATATTGGTCCAATGGGATGCCAAACTGGTTTTTATTTATCGGTTATTAATCATGATGATTACGAGGAGATTTTAACCGTATTAGAAAAAACGTTACAAGATGTGTTAGAAGCAACAGAAGTACCAGCGTGCAACGAAGTGCAATGTGGATTTGCTGCAAGCCATAGCTTAGAAGGTGCAAAAAAAATCGCCACATATCTTTTAGAAAAGCGCGCAGAGTGGACGGAAGTATTTGCATAA